One region of uncultured Sulfurimonas sp. genomic DNA includes:
- a CDS encoding carbon-nitrogen hydrolase family protein produces MQEKVDTSEYKLCSLLFDTQKLNYEKNLETLLELIKKCSEKSIIVAPEVCLSSFDYENFEKLLDFASIADEAIKKVSKNKIIILTMMQREGEEIFNFAKIYHNGKIVYKRAKARLFRFGDEHKYMSEGSDKPIEIVEVDGIKIGILICFELRFKELWQKLEGADVIAVPSWWGVLRTEHFEVLTQSLAIMNQCFVVASDSLDAECTKMSGIITPHGKVERNGNKPCLELEYSKREIDVMRRYMDVGIK; encoded by the coding sequence ATGCAAGAAAAAGTAGATACAAGTGAGTATAAATTATGCTCACTTCTTTTTGATACACAAAAACTAAATTATGAAAAAAATTTAGAAACTCTTTTAGAACTTATAAAAAAATGTTCAGAAAAATCCATCATAGTAGCTCCTGAAGTATGTTTAAGTAGTTTTGATTATGAAAATTTTGAGAAGCTTTTAGACTTTGCATCTATAGCAGATGAGGCTATAAAAAAAGTATCAAAAAATAAAATAATTATACTTACTATGATGCAAAGAGAGGGTGAAGAAATTTTTAATTTTGCTAAGATTTATCATAATGGCAAAATAGTTTATAAAAGAGCAAAAGCGAGACTATTTCGTTTTGGTGATGAGCATAAGTATATGAGTGAAGGGAGTGATAAGCCTATAGAGATAGTAGAAGTTGATGGCATCAAGATAGGCATACTTATATGTTTTGAACTTCGTTTTAAAGAGTTATGGCAAAAACTAGAAGGTGCTGATGTTATAGCTGTTCCATCTTGGTGGGGAGTTTTAAGAACTGAGCATTTTGAAGTTTTAACACAATCTCTTGCTATCATGAACCAATGTTTTGTAGTTGCAAGTGACTCTTTAGATGCTGAGTGTACAAAAATGAGTGGCATTATAACTCCTCATGGAAAAGTAGAGAGAAACGGGAATAAGCCTTGCTTAGAGTTAGAATATAGCAAAAGAGAGATAGATGTTATGAGAAGATATATGGATGTAGGAATAAAATAG
- a CDS encoding CCA tRNA nucleotidyltransferase → MFEYPNFLNKIFDKLINNSAIPIIIGGYVRDYLLDITSDDIDIEVYNISSFEKLENLLKEFGTISNVGKSFGVCKLKFQNLVLDFTLPRIDSKVASGHSGFNIVINKNLDFLTATRRRDFTINAIAYNVVEKKLLDPFNGINDLKNKTLKMIDAKSFVEDPLRILRAVQFCSRYDLKMDKKLFLICKDMVNKNLFSQLAKERIYEELKKNLLKSKKPSIGFKLLKELDAIKYFTNLNLLNKEDWHRSMNAIDAIAKLNITNKKKKEILMLASISYKFDTTQIESFISCLSNDKYLLKNIITLCKNLNTITNISSKKINNYDIFKLSTMVNIEDLSILSDALFGIGKDVAFRAKELKVLNKKVEAILLGRDLISFGLKPSSEFSHILKSAYEAQMHGEFSSLDEAKKWLNIFLTNSQ, encoded by the coding sequence ATGTTTGAATATCCAAACTTTTTAAATAAAATCTTCGATAAATTAATAAATAATAGTGCTATACCTATTATAATTGGTGGATATGTTAGAGATTATTTATTGGATATTACATCTGATGATATTGATATAGAAGTTTATAATATTTCTTCATTTGAAAAACTTGAAAATCTTTTAAAAGAATTTGGAACTATAAGCAATGTTGGAAAAAGTTTTGGTGTTTGTAAACTTAAATTTCAAAATTTAGTTTTAGATTTTACACTTCCTAGAATTGATTCAAAAGTAGCATCTGGACATTCTGGTTTTAATATTGTTATCAATAAAAATTTAGATTTTTTAACTGCAACACGAAGAAGAGATTTTACTATAAATGCAATCGCGTATAATGTAGTAGAAAAAAAACTTCTTGATCCATTTAATGGAATAAATGACTTAAAAAATAAAACTCTTAAAATGATAGATGCAAAGAGTTTTGTTGAAGACCCTTTAAGAATTTTAAGAGCTGTACAATTTTGTTCAAGATATGATTTAAAAATGGATAAAAAACTTTTTTTAATCTGCAAGGATATGGTTAATAAAAATTTATTTTCACAACTTGCAAAAGAGAGAATATATGAAGAACTTAAAAAAAATTTGCTTAAGTCTAAAAAACCATCTATTGGCTTTAAACTATTAAAAGAGTTAGATGCAATAAAATATTTTACTAATCTAAATTTACTAAATAAAGAAGATTGGCATCGTAGTATGAATGCTATAGATGCTATCGCCAAATTAAATATTACTAATAAAAAGAAAAAAGAAATTTTGATGTTAGCATCTATCTCTTATAAATTTGATACAACTCAAATCGAGAGTTTTATATCTTGTTTATCAAATGATAAATATTTGTTAAAAAATATAATTACACTATGCAAAAATCTAAATACTATAACTAATATTTCATCTAAAAAAATCAATAATTATGATATTTTTAAACTATCAACTATGGTAAATATAGAAGATTTATCTATACTCTCAGATGCTTTATTTGGTATAGGAAAAGATGTAGCCTTTAGAGCAAAAGAGTTAAAAGTACTAAATAAAAAAGTTGAAGCCATTTTACTTGGAAGAGACTTAATTTCTTTTGGTTTAAAGCCATCAAGTGAGTTTTCGCATATTTTAAAATCTGCTTATGAAGCTCAAATGCATGGTGAATTTTCATCCTTAGATGAAGCTAAAAAATGGTTAAATATTTTTTTAACTAATTCCCAATAA
- a CDS encoding GGDEF domain-containing protein, producing the protein MLLPQIKEREYRFKLALRMGLPIFAIVIAFISHRLITNYENLDSSFYIEIILLLTFSIYFIFYIIYKSFDIRITEPLTKTFTREYLYKFLKKELDTNNEYSLILISIDNLSDINNRYGIKNGDKVLKEFVSWVEKYLESKNINNFPMGHIKGEDFIIGLKGSKSQFSTIIELMCLKSDDFIVENIEVKISVSITDKRFSDDLDYLIENLFDLQDRNRNQKLLFQNYDEINPQKQESFVIDAIKNKSFLVMTQDIYEDDKQVIKECFIKLKTPDDKIIHQKKYMKVLNKLGLTVDFDLMVLEQNIEKCFSNTNEIIAMSISPSSLRNPSFMFKAKELLSANKKIKNRLIFLLSETEYYSQINKYNSTLKILRNMGVKIAIDRLGSIHTSFLYLRDLDVDIVRYDSFYTKDIANKNNKSIIEGFNIMAHKKGLKTWIKMVESQEIKEIAKELNIDYIQGNFVSNLETKYEN; encoded by the coding sequence ATGCTATTACCACAAATAAAAGAGAGAGAGTACCGATTTAAATTAGCGCTTAGAATGGGTCTTCCCATCTTTGCGATAGTTATAGCATTTATTTCGCATAGATTAATTACAAATTATGAAAATCTTGATTCATCATTTTATATAGAAATCATTCTTCTTTTAACATTTAGCATTTATTTTATTTTTTATATTATCTATAAAAGTTTTGATATAAGAATTACTGAACCACTAACAAAAACATTTACAAGAGAATACCTTTATAAATTTCTTAAAAAAGAGTTAGATACAAATAATGAATACTCTTTAATACTTATAAGTATAGATAATTTAAGTGATATAAATAATAGATATGGTATAAAAAATGGAGATAAAGTTTTAAAAGAATTTGTATCTTGGGTAGAAAAATATTTAGAAAGTAAAAATATTAATAACTTTCCAATGGGACACATAAAAGGTGAAGATTTTATTATAGGATTGAAAGGTTCAAAGAGTCAATTTTCTACTATAATAGAACTAATGTGTCTAAAAAGTGATGATTTTATAGTGGAAAATATAGAAGTAAAAATTAGTGTATCTATAACTGATAAACGCTTTTCAGATGATCTTGATTATTTAATAGAAAATTTATTTGATTTACAAGATAGAAATAGAAATCAGAAACTTTTATTTCAAAACTATGATGAAATTAATCCTCAAAAACAAGAATCATTTGTAATAGATGCTATTAAAAATAAATCATTTCTTGTTATGACTCAAGATATATATGAAGATGATAAACAAGTTATAAAAGAGTGTTTTATAAAACTAAAAACACCTGATGATAAGATAATACATCAAAAAAAATATATGAAAGTTTTAAATAAACTTGGTTTAACAGTTGACTTTGATTTAATGGTTTTAGAACAAAATATAGAAAAATGTTTTTCTAATACAAATGAAATAATTGCTATGAGTATATCACCAAGTTCACTTAGAAATCCATCTTTTATGTTTAAAGCAAAAGAGCTTTTAAGTGCAAATAAAAAAATAAAAAATAGATTGATTTTTTTACTTAGTGAAACAGAGTATTATTCACAAATAAATAAGTATAATTCAACTCTAAAAATATTAAGAAATATGGGTGTTAAAATAGCTATTGATAGACTTGGATCTATACATACTAGTTTTTTGTATTTAAGAGATTTAGATGTAGATATAGTAAGATATGACTCTTTTTATACTAAAGATATAGCAAATAAAAATAATAAAAGTATAATAGAAGGATTTAATATTATGGCTCATAAAAAAGGTCTTAAAACATGGATAAAAATGGTTGAATCACAAGAAATTAAAGAGATTGCTAAAGAGTTAAATATAGACTATATACAAGGAAATTTTGTATCTAATTTAGAAACAAAATATGAAAATTAA
- a CDS encoding protein-L-isoaspartate(D-aspartate) O-methyltransferase: MDRITATKTARLAGECHQKFPLSDEVKQAIANTNREKFVPTGFKHNAYKLDALPMGSAQWISSPLTVAKMTQYLEPNGADRVLEIGCGSGYQAAVLSHLFRGVFTIERIESLMIEAKSRFRELKINNIHTRTDDGQNGWVQYAPYDRILFSASAKKIPQKLFDQLADGGILVAPIEVANKQVITSYKKNGSNIQATELEACDFVPVLDGVQK; the protein is encoded by the coding sequence TTGGATAGAATAACAGCGACAAAAACAGCAAGACTAGCGGGTGAATGTCACCAAAAGTTTCCACTAAGTGATGAAGTAAAACAAGCCATAGCTAACACAAACAGAGAGAAGTTTGTACCAACAGGTTTTAAACACAATGCCTACAAGCTAGATGCCCTTCCTATGGGTTCAGCTCAGTGGATAAGCTCTCCGCTTACAGTTGCAAAAATGACTCAGTACTTAGAGCCAAATGGAGCTGATAGAGTTTTAGAAATTGGCTGTGGAAGTGGTTATCAAGCTGCAGTACTTTCGCATCTCTTTCGTGGTGTGTTTACTATAGAGCGCATCGAGTCTTTGATGATAGAAGCAAAATCACGCTTTAGAGAACTAAAAATAAATAACATCCATACCAGAACAGATGATGGACAAAATGGCTGGGTACAGTACGCTCCATACGATAGAATTCTATTTTCCGCATCTGCAAAAAAAATCCCTCAAAAACTCTTTGATCAGTTAGCAGATGGTGGCATCTTAGTAGCTCCAATTGAAGTTGCTAACAAACAAGTGATAACAAGTTATAAAAAAAATGGCTCAAATATTCAAGCTACTGAACTTGAAGCATGTGACTTTGTTCCTGTTCTTGATGGAGTACAGAAGTAA
- the queF gene encoding preQ(1) synthase has product MKYGEKIVNEFDIEKDLEIWPNKHDRNYLIKMTLPEFSCLCPRSGYPDYATIYLEYTPDKLVVELKAMKLYINSFRDKHISHENSANEIYETLEKKIKPKYMKIVADYNPRGNVHTVIEIDSSKL; this is encoded by the coding sequence ATGAAATATGGTGAAAAAATAGTAAATGAGTTTGATATAGAAAAAGATTTGGAGATATGGCCAAATAAACATGATAGAAACTATCTTATTAAGATGACTCTTCCTGAGTTTTCTTGTCTTTGTCCTAGAAGTGGTTACCCTGATTATGCAACTATTTATCTTGAATATACTCCAGATAAATTGGTAGTTGAATTAAAAGCAATGAAACTTTACATAAACTCTTTTAGAGATAAACATATATCTCATGAAAATAGTGCAAATGAAATATATGAAACATTAGAAAAAAAGATAAAACCTAAATACATGAAAATAGTTGCTGATTATAATCCTCGTGGGAATGTACATACGGTTATTGAGATAGATAGTTCAAAATTATAG
- a CDS encoding bifunctional methionine sulfoxide reductase B/A protein has protein sequence MEQLSEQEKYVLIHKGTEAPFSGKYTNEKSNGVYTCKICETPLYKSGDKFDSHCGWPSFDDAIPGAVKRVPDADGRRTEIVCAKCGAHLGHVFEGEGLTPKNTRHCVNSISLKLDATPDAKNSTMSYAYFAGGCFWGVEYYLEKLDGVKEVYSGFMGGHVKNPGYYEVVSGKTGHLEAVEVIYDKSKISYEQIAKTFFEIHDPTQTNGQGPDIGSQYLSAVFVNSDNEKNTIRKLISKLESNGYKVATKILDAKEFYKADEGHQNYYNKKGSLPYCHGYKKRF, from the coding sequence ATAGAACAACTCAGTGAACAAGAAAAGTATGTGCTTATTCATAAAGGAACAGAAGCACCATTTAGCGGTAAATATACCAATGAAAAATCAAATGGAGTGTATACCTGTAAAATATGTGAAACTCCTCTTTATAAATCAGGAGATAAGTTTGATTCACATTGTGGTTGGCCAAGTTTTGACGATGCTATCCCTGGAGCTGTAAAAAGAGTTCCAGATGCTGATGGAAGACGTACTGAAATAGTTTGTGCTAAATGTGGTGCTCACTTAGGCCATGTCTTTGAAGGTGAAGGTTTAACTCCAAAAAATACTAGACACTGCGTAAATTCTATCTCTTTAAAACTAGATGCAACTCCAGATGCAAAAAATAGTACAATGAGTTATGCTTACTTTGCAGGTGGTTGTTTTTGGGGAGTTGAGTACTACTTAGAAAAATTAGATGGAGTAAAAGAAGTATATTCTGGGTTTATGGGTGGACATGTTAAAAATCCTGGTTATTATGAAGTAGTGAGTGGAAAAACAGGTCATTTAGAAGCTGTTGAAGTTATTTATGACAAAAGTAAAATATCTTATGAACAAATCGCTAAAACTTTTTTTGAGATTCATGATCCTACCCAAACAAATGGTCAAGGTCCTGATATTGGCTCACAATATCTATCTGCGGTATTTGTAAATAGCGATAATGAAAAAAATACTATTCGTAAGCTTATATCTAAACTTGAGTCTAATGGATATAAAGTTGCTACAAAAATATTAGATGCAAAAGAGTTTTATAAAGCGGATGAAGGTCATCAAAACTATTACAACAAAAAGGGTTCTCTTCCTTATTGTCATGGTTATAAAAAGAGATTTTAG
- a CDS encoding hydrolase, translating into MSKLFTPSFLLKNRHIQTLYATLFRHIPNHNFYIQRFELSDKDFIECYWYNKQEIDSNKPIVILLHGLTGSYKSPYILGTMRELDAHGFNSVVVHFRSASGKMNKKPNTYHSGKTSDTFEFITSLKTKYAKSKIFAIGFSLGGNVLLKLLGELSEASTITAAVSVSAPMQLDICAIQMNNGFSKFYQHILLKDLNKTLQQKYEMHDMQSLINLKKEDVKKISTFWEFDDLYTAPINGFSSAQDYYTKSSSKQFLKHIKTNTLVIHSLDDPFMTPKIVPNKDEISSSVKLEIYSNGGHLGFIEGNLFKPKYWLEERIINYFNEFI; encoded by the coding sequence ATGAGCAAATTATTTACACCTTCATTTTTACTAAAAAACAGACATATTCAAACTCTCTATGCAACTCTTTTTAGACATATTCCAAATCATAATTTTTATATACAAAGATTTGAACTTAGTGATAAAGATTTCATAGAGTGTTATTGGTATAACAAACAAGAAATTGATTCAAACAAACCCATAGTTATACTACTGCATGGACTTACCGGTTCTTATAAATCCCCTTATATATTAGGGACAATGCGTGAGTTAGATGCACATGGATTTAACAGTGTTGTTGTACATTTTAGAAGTGCATCTGGCAAAATGAATAAGAAACCAAATACTTATCACAGTGGTAAAACATCTGATACTTTTGAATTTATAACAAGTTTAAAAACTAAATACGCTAAAAGTAAAATATTTGCAATAGGATTTTCTTTAGGAGGAAATGTACTTTTAAAACTATTAGGAGAACTATCCGAAGCATCTACTATTACAGCAGCTGTTTCAGTCTCAGCACCAATGCAACTTGATATTTGTGCCATTCAAATGAATAATGGTTTTTCAAAATTTTATCAGCACATATTACTAAAAGATTTAAACAAAACACTTCAGCAAAAATATGAGATGCATGATATGCAATCACTTATTAATCTTAAAAAAGAAGATGTAAAAAAGATATCTACTTTTTGGGAATTTGATGATTTATACACTGCGCCAATTAACGGTTTTAGCTCAGCACAAGATTACTATACTAAATCTAGTTCAAAACAATTTTTAAAACACATTAAAACTAACACACTTGTTATTCACTCACTTGATGATCCATTTATGACACCTAAAATAGTTCCAAATAAAGATGAAATATCTTCTAGCGTTAAATTAGAAATTTATTCAAATGGAGGTCATCTTGGTTTTATAGAGGGAAATTTATTTAAACCTAAATACTGGCTTGAAGAAAGAATCATAAATTATTTTAATGAGTTTATTTAA
- a CDS encoding carboxymuconolactone decarboxylase family protein, protein MAHIKLPEFEEMTPAIQDKAKPILEKTGQLGEIFKLLAIDEKVYFATDVMIQKYLLDETHLSYDIKESIALLISIENGCKMCVDVHKGIAKMLGLSEKRIEEVIKGVDAIDTSDEEKALLNFCIRASKKDSYKILKEEIDALKNMGYTDVQIIEAVSITGYFNYINTLSNVFALGQ, encoded by the coding sequence ATGGCACATATAAAACTACCTGAATTTGAAGAGATGACGCCTGCTATTCAAGATAAAGCAAAACCTATTCTTGAAAAAACAGGACAACTTGGAGAGATATTTAAGCTTTTAGCAATTGATGAAAAAGTATATTTTGCAACTGATGTAATGATTCAAAAATATCTTCTTGATGAGACGCATCTATCTTATGATATAAAAGAGTCTATAGCACTTCTTATATCCATAGAAAATGGATGTAAGATGTGTGTTGATGTACATAAAGGCATCGCTAAGATGCTAGGACTTTCAGAAAAAAGAATAGAAGAAGTTATCAAAGGTGTAGATGCTATCGATACAAGTGATGAAGAAAAAGCACTTTTAAACTTCTGTATAAGAGCTTCTAAAAAAGATAGCTATAAAATTTTAAAAGAAGAAATAGATGCACTAAAAAATATGGGCTACACGGATGTTCAAATCATAGAAGCAGTATCTATTACAGGTTACTTTAACTATATAAACACTCTCTCAAATGTTTTTGCTCTTGGTCAATAG
- a CDS encoding ribonucleotide-diphosphate reductase subunit beta, producing the protein MNRKNIYNPDSTEDVNERKVFGGDPTGIFELNNIKYQWAYNLWEVMLNNTWFPKEVDMTRDVNDYKNLTDNEKTAYDKALSQLIFMDSLQTNNLIDNVNPYVTSPEINLILVRQSFEEALHSQSYAVMVDSISTNSEEIYELWRRDMMLKGKNDAIARVYQELASNPTEHNFVKACFANQILEGIYFYSGFTYIYTLARSGKMLGSAQMIRFIQRDEVTHLVLFKNLINTLRKERADLFTNKLKEEVIEMFKEAVKLESDWGKYITQGQILGLTDSIVEQYIQFLADDRLASVGFEKIYNVSNPIKWVDDFAKFNDQKTNFFEGTVTNYSKGSLSFDDDF; encoded by the coding sequence ATGAATAGAAAAAATATATATAATCCAGATTCAACAGAAGATGTAAACGAAAGAAAAGTATTTGGTGGTGATCCAACAGGTATTTTTGAGTTAAATAACATCAAGTATCAGTGGGCATATAATCTTTGGGAAGTGATGTTAAATAACACTTGGTTTCCAAAAGAAGTAGATATGACTAGGGATGTAAATGATTATAAAAACCTAACTGATAATGAAAAAACAGCTTATGACAAAGCCCTTTCACAGTTGATTTTTATGGATTCACTACAAACAAACAATCTTATAGATAATGTAAATCCTTATGTAACTTCTCCTGAGATAAATCTTATCTTAGTTCGCCAATCATTTGAAGAGGCTCTTCACTCTCAATCTTATGCTGTTATGGTTGATAGCATCTCTACAAACTCTGAAGAGATTTATGAACTTTGGCGCCGCGATATGATGTTAAAGGGTAAAAATGATGCAATTGCAAGAGTTTATCAAGAGTTAGCATCTAATCCAACAGAACATAACTTTGTAAAAGCATGTTTTGCAAATCAAATCTTAGAGGGTATCTACTTCTATAGTGGTTTCACTTATATCTACACTCTTGCACGTTCGGGCAAGATGCTAGGAAGTGCTCAGATGATAAGATTTATTCAAAGAGATGAAGTAACGCATCTTGTGCTTTTTAAAAATCTTATCAATACTCTTAGAAAAGAGAGAGCGGATTTATTTACTAACAAACTAAAAGAAGAAGTTATAGAGATGTTTAAAGAGGCTGTAAAGTTAGAGAGTGACTGGGGTAAATACATCACTCAAGGTCAAATTCTTGGACTAACAGACTCCATAGTTGAACAATATATACAATTTTTAGCAGATGACAGACTAGCATCTGTAGGTTTTGAAAAAATATACAATGTTAGTAATCCAATAAAATGGGTTGATGATTTTGCAAAATTTAATGACCAAAAAACTAACTTTTTTGAGGGAACTGTAACAAACTACTCAAAAGGTTCTCTTAGTTTTGATGACGACTTTTAG
- the typA gene encoding translational GTPase TypA, whose translation MQKIRNIAVIAHVDHGKTTLVDGLLEQSGTFGSHEHHDERAMDSNDLERERGITILSKNTAIRYKDYKINIIDTPGHADFGGEVERVLKMVDGVLVLVDAYEGVMPQTKFVVKKMLALGKKPIVVINKIDKPSADPDRVVDEMFDLFADMGATDDQQDFPIVYAAARDGMAKMDMNDPDGNFECIFETILEHIPEPEGDRENHTQAQVFTLDYDNYVGKIGISRIFNGVVRKGDNIMLAKADGELVKGKISKLIGFLGLNRMEIQEAEAGDIVAFAGMETVDVGDTICDPANPMPLDPMHIEEPTLTVVFAVNDSPLAGKEGKHVTSNKLRERLEFEMNTNVAMRLEVVGEGKFKVSGRGELQITVLAENMRREDFEFSISRPEVIVKEIEGVKCEPFEHLVIDVPEELSGGVIERLGKRKAEMKSMLPMGQGFQRIEFEIPARALIGFRGQFLTDTKGEGIMNHSFLEFRPFTGNVESRSYGALISMTPGSTLAFSLFSIQDRGVLFIGVQTEVYEGMIIGEHSRSNDLVVNPIKGKAQSNVRSSGADEAIKLVPFRNMSLERALEWIEDDELLEVTPKSVRIRKKFLTENERKRNSRK comes from the coding sequence ATGCAAAAAATTAGAAATATTGCAGTTATTGCACACGTTGACCACGGTAAAACTACACTCGTTGATGGATTACTAGAGCAATCAGGAACATTTGGTTCTCATGAACATCATGATGAAAGAGCTATGGATAGTAATGATTTAGAAAGAGAGCGTGGTATTACGATTCTTTCCAAAAACACAGCTATTCGTTATAAAGATTACAAAATTAATATTATTGACACTCCGGGTCACGCTGACTTTGGTGGAGAAGTTGAACGTGTTCTTAAGATGGTTGATGGTGTTTTAGTACTTGTTGATGCTTATGAAGGTGTTATGCCACAAACAAAATTTGTTGTTAAGAAGATGCTAGCATTAGGTAAAAAACCAATCGTTGTTATCAATAAAATTGATAAACCTTCTGCTGATCCAGATCGTGTTGTTGATGAAATGTTTGACTTATTTGCAGATATGGGTGCTACAGATGATCAACAAGATTTTCCAATAGTATATGCTGCAGCTCGTGATGGTATGGCTAAGATGGATATGAATGATCCTGATGGAAATTTTGAGTGTATTTTTGAAACTATTTTAGAACACATTCCAGAGCCAGAAGGCGACAGAGAAAATCATACTCAAGCTCAAGTATTTACACTTGATTATGATAACTATGTTGGTAAGATAGGAATTTCTCGTATTTTTAATGGTGTTGTAAGAAAAGGTGACAATATCATGCTTGCAAAAGCTGATGGTGAATTAGTTAAGGGTAAAATTTCTAAACTTATTGGTTTTCTTGGTCTTAATCGTATGGAAATTCAAGAGGCTGAAGCAGGAGATATCGTAGCATTTGCTGGTATGGAAACTGTTGATGTTGGAGATACTATCTGTGATCCAGCTAATCCAATGCCACTTGATCCAATGCACATCGAAGAGCCAACTTTAACAGTTGTATTTGCTGTAAATGATTCTCCTCTTGCTGGTAAAGAAGGTAAACACGTTACATCTAATAAACTTAGAGAGAGACTTGAGTTTGAGATGAATACAAATGTTGCAATGAGACTTGAAGTTGTTGGTGAGGGTAAATTTAAAGTTTCTGGTCGTGGTGAACTTCAAATTACTGTTCTTGCTGAGAATATGCGTCGTGAAGATTTTGAGTTTAGTATCTCTCGTCCGGAAGTTATTGTTAAAGAGATTGAAGGTGTTAAATGTGAACCATTTGAACATCTAGTAATTGATGTTCCTGAAGAATTATCTGGTGGTGTTATTGAGCGTCTTGGTAAACGCAAGGCTGAGATGAAATCAATGCTTCCAATGGGTCAAGGTTTCCAAAGAATAGAGTTTGAAATTCCTGCTCGTGCACTTATTGGTTTTAGAGGTCAATTCTTAACAGATACTAAGGGTGAAGGTATTATGAATCACTCTTTCTTAGAATTCCGTCCATTTACAGGTAATGTTGAATCAAGATCTTATGGTGCTCTAATCTCTATGACTCCAGGTTCTACTTTAGCATTTTCACTATTTAGTATTCAAGATCGTGGTGTACTTTTCATAGGTGTTCAAACTGAAGTTTATGAGGGTATGATTATTGGTGAGCATTCACGTTCAAATGATTTAGTTGTTAATCCTATTAAAGGTAAAGCTCAATCAAATGTTCGTTCATCAGGCGCTGATGAAGCTATCAAACTTGTACCATTTAGAAATATGTCATTAGAACGTGCTTTAGAATGGATTGAAGATGATGAACTTTTAGAAGTAACTCCTAAATCTGTTCGTATTCGTAAAAAATTCTTAACAGAAAACGAAAGAAAAAGAAACTCTCGTAAATAA